The Methanosphaera stadtmanae DSM 3091 genome includes a window with the following:
- a CDS encoding 50S ribosomal protein L18, whose product MARGATYKVQFKRRREGKTNYNKRYKLVDLDKTRMVVRITSNHTITQLVKIGENGDETLVSATSKNLKEFGWLGNGKNTSAAYLTGYLFGKKALNEGYDETILDIGVQPSIKGTKIYAVLKGALDAGLYIPHNDSILPEDSRIRGEHIAQYAESMDDDEKNAKFANYIRCGLSPEEIPDHFESVKNKIDEATQ is encoded by the coding sequence GTGGCACGAGGAGCAACATATAAAGTACAATTCAAAAGAAGAAGAGAAGGAAAAACTAATTATAACAAAAGATATAAATTAGTTGATCTTGATAAAACAAGAATGGTTGTTAGAATTACTTCTAACCACACAATAACTCAACTAGTTAAAATTGGAGAAAATGGTGATGAAACATTAGTTTCTGCTACTTCCAAAAACTTAAAAGAGTTTGGATGGTTAGGTAATGGTAAAAACACATCTGCTGCTTATCTTACCGGTTATTTATTTGGTAAAAAAGCATTAAATGAAGGATATGATGAAACTATACTCGATATAGGTGTTCAACCTTCCATCAAAGGAACAAAAATCTATGCAGTTCTTAAAGGAGCATTAGATGCTGGTTTATACATACCACATAATGATTCCATATTACCTGAAGATTCAAGAATCAGAGGAGAACACATAGCACAATATGCTGAAAGTATGGATGATGATGAGAAAAATGCTAAATTCGCTAATTACATAAGATGTGGATTATCTCCTGAAGAAATACCAGATCATTTTGAAAGCGTTAAAAATAAAATAGATGAGGCAACACAATGA
- a CDS encoding 30S ribosomal protein S14, whose amino-acid sequence MARKYGKAARKCSRCGDHSAIVRRYGLNLCRQCFREIAPKIGFKKYN is encoded by the coding sequence GTGGCAAGAAAATACGGGAAAGCAGCAAGAAAATGTAGTCGATGTGGAGACCATTCTGCTATTGTAAGAAGATACGGCTTAAATCTTTGTCGTCAATGCTTTAGAGAAATAGCTCCAAAAATCGGATTTAAAAAATACAATTAA
- a CDS encoding 50S ribosomal protein L6 gives MVKLADITEIIPIPEDVTVTINGSEVTVKGNGGEIKRNFNHNKITISNDEENVTVKVAFPNKKDKAMVGTIRSHISNMIYGVDHGFTYKMKIVYAHFPMTVKVQGKIVTIDNFLGERSPRKAKIIGDDVKVSVKGEDVTITGINKEHVGQTMANIEQATKIKGRDPRIFQDGIYLVDKRQEELE, from the coding sequence ATGGTTAAATTAGCAGATATAACAGAGATCATCCCTATTCCTGAAGATGTTACTGTAACAATCAATGGAAGTGAAGTAACAGTAAAAGGAAATGGTGGAGAAATTAAGAGGAACTTCAACCATAATAAAATTACCATTTCTAATGATGAAGAAAATGTTACAGTTAAAGTAGCATTCCCAAATAAAAAAGATAAGGCTATGGTTGGAACTATAAGATCACACATTTCAAACATGATATATGGTGTAGATCACGGTTTTACTTACAAAATGAAAATTGTTTATGCTCACTTTCCAATGACTGTGAAAGTTCAGGGTAAAATTGTAACAATTGACAACTTCCTTGGAGAAAGAAGTCCACGTAAAGCAAAAATCATTGGTGATGATGTGAAAGTATCAGTAAAAGGTGAAGATGTAACAATTACTGGTATTAACAAGGAACACGTTGGTCAAACAATGGCAAATATTGAACAAGCAACCAAAATTAAAGGTCGCGACCCTCGTATTTTCCAAGACGGAATTTACTTAGTGGATAAAAGACAGGAAGAATTAGAATAA
- a CDS encoding 50S ribosomal protein L32e translates to MTKKPTFKRQEHWRYKKLGDSYRRPRGKLSKRRRYQARKPAMARVGYGSPKATRGLHPSGYKDILVENAEEIKALNPETDAARISATVGKRKRQLIVAKAQQYGVKILN, encoded by the coding sequence ATGACTAAAAAACCAACCTTCAAAAGACAAGAACATTGGAGATATAAAAAACTTGGTGATAGTTATCGCAGACCTAGAGGAAAACTAAGTAAAAGACGACGATACCAAGCAAGAAAACCTGCAATGGCTAGAGTTGGATATGGTAGTCCAAAAGCAACAAGAGGATTACATCCATCAGGTTACAAAGATATACTAGTCGAAAATGCTGAAGAAATCAAAGCTTTAAATCCAGAAACTGATGCAGCAAGGATAAGTGCAACAGTTGGAAAAAGAAAAAGACAGTTAATTGTAGCAAAAGCTCAACAATACGGAGTTAAAATATTAAATTAA
- a CDS encoding 30S ribosomal protein S8, giving the protein MSLMDPLADALTNIRNNELQGNDSCVIKPASKLIGHVLSTMQKENYIGNFELVDDGKAGIFNVELVGNINKCGVIKPRHAVKNTEFEDYEKRYLPAKNFGILIVTTPQGVMTHHEAKEAGIGGRLLVYVY; this is encoded by the coding sequence ATGTCTCTTATGGATCCTCTTGCAGATGCATTAACAAACATTAGAAACAATGAGTTACAAGGTAATGATAGTTGTGTTATTAAACCAGCATCAAAACTTATTGGTCATGTATTAAGCACAATGCAAAAGGAAAATTATATAGGTAATTTCGAATTAGTTGATGATGGAAAAGCTGGTATATTCAATGTTGAATTAGTTGGTAACATAAACAAATGTGGAGTTATCAAACCACGTCACGCTGTAAAAAATACAGAGTTCGAAGATTATGAGAAAAGATACTTACCAGCAAAAAACTTTGGTATATTAATAGTAACAACACCTCAAGGGGTAATGACTCACCACGAAGCTAAGGAAGCTGGAATTGGTGGAAGATTATTAGTATATGTTTATTAA
- the rpmD gene encoding 50S ribosomal protein L30 gives MYAIIRIRGRTGIKKNIADTLDMLNLTRISHAVVIPETPSYKGMLQKAKDYITWGEVSEDTFKLLVSERGRLPGNKRVTDEYVKENTDYDSVEALAVAIYNEETTLKDSGLKPLFRLNPPRKGYENTKKTFVEGGSLGYRSEEINELLEKMI, from the coding sequence ATGTATGCTATTATAAGAATTCGAGGAAGAACTGGAATTAAGAAAAATATTGCAGATACACTTGACATGCTTAATCTTACAAGAATCAGTCATGCAGTAGTAATTCCAGAAACACCAAGTTACAAAGGAATGTTACAAAAAGCAAAAGATTACATAACATGGGGAGAAGTTTCAGAAGACACTTTCAAATTATTAGTATCTGAAAGAGGAAGACTTCCAGGTAACAAAAGAGTTACTGATGAATATGTTAAAGAAAACACTGACTATGATTCAGTTGAAGCATTAGCAGTTGCTATCTATAATGAAGAAACAACCCTAAAAGATTCTGGCTTAAAACCATTATTCCGTTTAAATCCTCCTAGAAAAGGATATGAAAATACAAAGAAAACTTTTGTAGAAGGAGGATCCCTTGGTTACAGATCTGAAGAAATTAATGAATTACTTGAAAAAATGATTTAA
- a CDS encoding adenylate kinase, whose translation MNIVVLAGIPGTGSTTVLNKVLEEVDYVNINYGNVMFDIASEKGLVESRDDMRKLDPEIQKEVQKQAAERIHDMAQNDNVIIDTHCTIKTPKGFLPGLPKWVLEELQPTQFILIEAEPSEIMYRRMTDDTRKRDMEYADEIDLHQAMSRATAMSYAVLTGCTVAMVQNNDDGLDKAVAEIVEILS comes from the coding sequence ATGAACATAGTAGTACTTGCAGGAATTCCTGGTACTGGTAGTACAACAGTATTAAACAAAGTATTAGAAGAAGTTGATTATGTAAATATTAACTATGGAAATGTAATGTTTGATATTGCAAGTGAAAAAGGATTAGTTGAATCACGTGATGATATGCGTAAACTTGATCCTGAAATTCAAAAAGAAGTTCAAAAACAAGCAGCAGAACGTATACATGACATGGCTCAGAATGATAATGTTATTATTGATACACACTGTACTATTAAAACACCAAAAGGTTTCCTTCCAGGATTACCTAAATGGGTTTTAGAAGAATTACAACCAACACAGTTTATTTTAATCGAAGCTGAACCTAGTGAAATCATGTACAGAAGAATGACAGATGATACTCGTAAACGTGACATGGAATATGCTGATGAAATAGATTTACATCAAGCTATGTCCAGAGCAACAGCTATGAGTTATGCAGTACTAACAGGATGTACTGTTGCAATGGTTCAAAACAATGATGATGGATTAGACAAGGCAGTAGCTGAAATTGTTGAAATTTTATCATAA
- a CDS encoding 30S ribosomal protein S5 — MSKRSNRSNNKNNTNKFNIENWEPKTELGRKVKDGEITDIDQILDKGLPIMELEIVDALLPDLEEEVMDVNLVQRMHKSGRKVNFRVIVAVGNRNGYVGLGQGKSQEVGPAIRKAVDAAKYNLIKVRRGCGDWGCGCGRRHTVPFKIEGKMSSVSATLIPAPAGVGLAIGNVGKTILSLAGIADVWSMCSGQTQTTINFAGAVFDALKQLSSVKSSEKDLKALGVID, encoded by the coding sequence ATGAGCAAAAGATCAAATAGATCAAACAACAAGAACAATACTAACAAGTTCAATATTGAGAATTGGGAACCAAAAACAGAACTTGGACGTAAAGTTAAAGATGGCGAAATAACTGATATTGATCAAATATTAGATAAAGGCCTTCCTATTATGGAATTAGAAATTGTTGACGCACTATTACCAGATCTTGAAGAAGAAGTTATGGATGTTAACCTTGTTCAAAGAATGCACAAATCTGGTAGAAAAGTTAACTTTAGAGTAATAGTAGCAGTTGGAAACAGAAATGGATATGTGGGACTTGGTCAAGGTAAATCTCAAGAAGTAGGTCCTGCAATAAGAAAAGCTGTTGATGCAGCTAAATACAACCTTATTAAAGTACGAAGAGGTTGTGGTGACTGGGGTTGTGGATGTGGAAGAAGACACACAGTACCTTTCAAAATTGAAGGTAAAATGAGTTCAGTAAGTGCAACTTTAATTCCAGCACCAGCAGGTGTAGGTCTTGCAATTGGTAATGTAGGAAAAACTATTCTTTCATTAGCAGGTATAGCAGATGTATGGTCCATGTGTAGTGGACAAACACAAACTACAATTAACTTTGCAGGCGCAGTATTCGATGCACTTAAACAATTATCAAGTGTAAAATCAAGTGAAAAAGACCTTAAAGCTCTTGGAGTAATCGATTAA
- a CDS encoding DUF4013 domain-containing protein, which produces MDVLDLIKEAFYYPINDYKNWLIIAILFLLNTVLSSYVISEGGAVGIIGSIISLLITIIIAGVTVAVMRNTFNNSNNVPMIDLQINFVDGIKYSIISIVYSVIPVIIALIMGIFTGIYSTIDKILTTVVQSSVATNATPDVIIQAIPQDLLVSFGMNILIIMFVFIILSIIAAILFAIAEARFAETGSILSAFDLKAIFDKISSIGWGNYIVFLISLAIVLIVLGIVSGIIAYIPYIGALISGFVIDSFLVLFIARAIALIYQQGY; this is translated from the coding sequence ATGGATGTGTTAGATTTAATTAAGGAAGCATTTTATTATCCAATAAATGATTATAAAAATTGGCTTATAATTGCAATATTATTCTTATTAAATACAGTACTTTCATCTTATGTAATTAGTGAAGGTGGTGCTGTAGGTATTATTGGTTCAATAATATCTTTATTAATAACCATAATTATTGCAGGAGTAACTGTAGCTGTAATGAGAAATACATTTAACAATTCAAATAATGTTCCAATGATAGATTTACAAATCAACTTCGTTGATGGTATTAAGTATTCTATTATATCAATAGTATATTCAGTAATACCTGTAATTATTGCTTTAATAATGGGAATATTCACTGGTATTTATTCTACTATTGATAAAATCCTAACAACAGTGGTTCAATCATCTGTAGCTACTAATGCTACACCTGATGTAATAATTCAAGCAATTCCACAAGATTTATTAGTATCTTTTGGTATGAATATATTGATTATAATGTTTGTATTTATTATATTGTCTATAATTGCTGCAATACTATTTGCAATTGCAGAAGCACGTTTTGCAGAAACTGGAAGTATTCTTAGTGCATTTGATTTAAAAGCTATATTTGATAAAATTAGTAGTATTGGATGGGGAAACTACATAGTATTCTTAATTTCATTAGCCATAGTACTTATTGTACTTGGAATAGTATCTGGAATTATTGCATATATTCCATATATAGGGGCACTTATTTCTGGATTTGTAATTGATTCATTCTTAGTTTTATTTATAGCCAGAGCAATTGCATTAATATATCAACAGGGATATTAA
- the cmk gene encoding (d)CMP kinase yields the protein MIITIGGLAGTGTSTTAKTLSQEINIPFISAGDVFRQMAVENNMTLLEFSEFAEGNDNIDKALDKRQAEIANNSENLIVEGRISAFFVNADYRIWLKAPDNVRAERISYREDKSLDTVKQEIAERTASERKRYMEIHDIDIDNLDIYDLIINTDTFNIESTVNIIKKCIENKK from the coding sequence ATGATTATTACTATAGGTGGACTTGCAGGTACTGGTACTTCAACTACTGCTAAAACATTATCTCAGGAGATAAATATTCCATTTATATCTGCAGGAGATGTTTTTAGACAGATGGCTGTTGAAAATAACATGACTTTACTAGAATTTAGTGAGTTTGCTGAAGGTAATGATAATATTGATAAAGCTTTAGATAAAAGACAAGCTGAAATAGCTAACAATTCTGAAAATTTAATAGTTGAAGGAAGAATTTCTGCATTCTTTGTTAATGCTGATTATCGTATATGGCTTAAGGCTCCAGATAATGTTAGAGCAGAACGCATAAGTTACAGAGAAGACAAAAGCCTTGATACAGTAAAACAGGAAATAGCTGAACGTACAGCTAGTGAACGTAAAAGATATATGGAAATTCATGATATTGATATTGATAACTTAGATATTTATGATCTAATTATCAATACTGATACCTTTAATATTGAATCAACAGTTAACATTATAAAGAAATGTATTGAAAATAAAAAATAA
- the rplX gene encoding 50S ribosomal protein L24, translating to MSKQPRKQRKALYTAPLHKRHNSMSVHLSDDLKEEFNRRSFPVRKGDSVEIVRGDFRGTEGKVEGVDLKNYRVLVDGASSQKQDGSKLYQPIHPSNLVLTEIYLDDERRNQALNRKV from the coding sequence ATGTCAAAACAACCAAGAAAACAACGTAAAGCTTTATATACAGCACCACTACATAAACGTCACAACTCAATGAGTGTACATCTTTCTGATGATCTTAAAGAAGAATTTAACAGAAGATCCTTCCCTGTAAGAAAAGGAGATTCAGTTGAAATAGTACGTGGTGACTTTAGAGGAACTGAAGGAAAAGTTGAAGGTGTAGATCTTAAAAATTACCGTGTTCTTGTTGATGGAGCATCCAGTCAAAAACAAGATGGATCTAAATTATACCAACCAATTCACCCATCAAACTTAGTTCTAACTGAAATTTATTTAGATGATGAAAGAAGAAACCAAGCATTAAATAGGAAGGTATAA
- the secY gene encoding preprotein translocase subunit SecY, whose protein sequence is MSSLDSIKPFYSLLPQVANPDKHLGFKEKIKWTGIILILYFVLTQVSLFGLSPTAIDQFAQLRSVLAGSFGSILTLGIGPIVTASIVMQLLVGGKLINLDLSKQEDKAAFQGTQKLLAILFTLFEGAVLVVTGSLPPISNDYVLVLIIQMVLGGILIIYMDEVVSKWGFGSGIGLFIAAGVSQTILVGAFNFLPAAGSTAPAGDIPNFIYSLITGQPNFGLLIPVIATIIVFLVVVYAESMRVEIPLSYGGVKGARSKYPLKFVYASNMPVILVSALFLNVQLFAGIFQSAGFPILGEVSNGQAISGIAYYLTTPSSISVLFTDPLKVIIYGIVFVALSVVFALLWVEISGIGPKEVSKQLSNMGVQVPGFRSSKVQFKRIMDKYIPTITVLGGAFVGLLAFVADLTGALGGGTGVLLTVGVVYKLYEEIAKEQLMDMHPMMRKFLGEN, encoded by the coding sequence ATGTCATCACTAGATAGTATTAAACCATTTTATTCCCTTTTGCCACAAGTAGCAAATCCTGATAAGCATCTTGGGTTTAAAGAGAAAATTAAATGGACAGGAATAATATTAATATTATACTTCGTGTTAACACAAGTATCATTATTTGGTCTAAGTCCAACAGCTATAGATCAATTCGCACAATTAAGATCAGTACTTGCAGGAAGCTTTGGTTCAATACTTACTTTGGGTATAGGTCCAATAGTAACTGCTTCAATTGTGATGCAATTGTTAGTTGGGGGAAAACTGATTAATTTAGACTTATCAAAACAAGAAGATAAAGCAGCATTCCAAGGAACACAGAAACTATTAGCAATATTATTTACTTTATTTGAAGGTGCAGTTCTTGTAGTAACAGGTTCTTTACCTCCAATTAGTAATGATTATGTCTTAGTACTTATAATACAAATGGTTCTTGGTGGTATATTAATCATCTACATGGATGAGGTTGTAAGTAAATGGGGATTCGGAAGTGGTATTGGTTTATTCATTGCCGCAGGAGTATCCCAGACAATACTTGTAGGAGCATTTAATTTCCTACCAGCAGCTGGATCTACAGCTCCAGCAGGTGATATACCTAACTTCATATATTCACTTATTACAGGTCAACCAAACTTTGGTTTATTAATACCAGTAATAGCAACTATAATAGTATTTTTAGTTGTAGTTTATGCTGAAAGTATGAGGGTTGAAATTCCATTATCATATGGTGGAGTAAAAGGAGCTAGATCAAAATATCCTTTAAAATTTGTATATGCTAGTAACATGCCTGTTATACTTGTAAGTGCATTATTCTTAAATGTACAATTATTTGCAGGTATATTCCAATCAGCAGGTTTTCCAATACTTGGTGAGGTTTCAAATGGTCAAGCAATAAGTGGTATAGCTTATTACTTAACAACACCTTCAAGTATATCTGTGTTATTTACAGATCCATTAAAAGTAATAATTTATGGAATAGTATTTGTAGCATTATCTGTAGTATTTGCTTTACTATGGGTTGAAATTAGTGGAATTGGTCCTAAAGAAGTTTCAAAACAATTATCTAATATGGGTGTTCAGGTACCTGGATTTAGAAGTAGTAAAGTTCAGTTCAAAAGAATTATGGATAAATACATACCAACAATCACAGTTTTAGGTGGAGCATTTGTAGGTTTACTTGCGTTTGTAGCAGACTTAACTGGTGCTCTTGGTGGAGGTACTGGTGTACTTTTAACTGTTGGTGTAGTATATAAATTATATGAGGAAATAGCTAAAGAACAACTCATGGATATGCATCCAATGATGAGAAAATTCTTAGGTGAAAATTAG
- a CDS encoding 50S ribosomal protein L14e: MPAIEKGRVCVKIAGRETGKKCVIVDVIDENFVEIVGNEVKNKRCNIKHLEPVDKTVEVSDDIEAVKEALANL, encoded by the coding sequence ATGCCAGCAATAGAAAAAGGAAGAGTATGTGTTAAAATCGCAGGAAGAGAAACTGGGAAAAAATGTGTTATTGTAGATGTTATCGATGAAAACTTTGTAGAAATTGTAGGAAACGAAGTTAAAAACAAAAGATGTAACATCAAACACTTAGAACCAGTGGATAAAACTGTTGAAGTATCTGATGATATTGAAGCAGTTAAAGAAGCTTTAGCAAATTTATAA
- a CDS encoding uL15m family ribosomal protein, protein MIRKTKKIRKQRGSRSVGGGCTKKRRGAGHRGGRGQAGGNKHHWTWMVINDPKHFGKYGFKRPQKTIQQFKPINLSVIDNNIEKLLADEIAVKEDGQIVLDVTQLGYNKVLGKGSLSTAITIKAPKFSQSAISKIEDAGGIAEII, encoded by the coding sequence ATGATAAGAAAAACTAAAAAAATCAGAAAACAAAGAGGTTCAAGATCTGTAGGTGGAGGTTGTACTAAAAAACGAAGAGGTGCAGGTCACCGTGGAGGACGTGGACAAGCTGGAGGAAACAAACACCACTGGACTTGGATGGTAATCAACGATCCTAAACACTTCGGTAAATATGGATTTAAACGTCCACAAAAAACAATCCAACAATTTAAACCTATCAATCTTTCTGTAATTGATAACAATATTGAAAAACTTTTAGCTGATGAAATCGCTGTTAAAGAAGATGGACAAATAGTACTTGATGTAACACAATTAGGTTACAATAAAGTATTAGGTAAAGGTTCATTATCTACTGCAATAACTATAAAAGCACCTAAATTCTCACAAAGTGCTATTTCAAAAATAGAAGATGCTGGCGGTATAGCTGAAATTATATAA
- a CDS encoding 50S ribosomal protein L19e: MNLTTQKKLAAKILKVGVNRVWIDPEHMEEVSRAITRNSIRALINDGVIKAKPVNGISSYRSKKNAEQKSKGRRKGHGSRKGAKKARTPKKQAWMSTIRSLRVVLKDMRANDEIDKTTYRKLYNMAKGGSFRSKSYMKTYAKDHGMLKETGE; the protein is encoded by the coding sequence ATGAATCTTACTACACAGAAAAAATTAGCTGCAAAAATCCTAAAAGTAGGGGTAAACAGGGTATGGATAGATCCAGAACATATGGAAGAAGTATCCAGAGCAATTACAAGAAACAGTATTAGAGCTTTGATTAATGATGGTGTTATCAAAGCAAAACCTGTTAACGGAATAAGCAGTTACAGAAGCAAAAAGAACGCTGAACAAAAAAGTAAAGGAAGAAGAAAAGGCCATGGTAGTAGAAAAGGGGCTAAAAAAGCAAGAACTCCTAAAAAACAAGCATGGATGAGTACAATCCGTTCTTTAAGAGTTGTTCTTAAAGACATGCGTGCTAACGATGAAATAGATAAAACTACATACCGTAAATTATATAATATGGCAAAAGGTGGATCATTCAGAAGTAAATCATATATGAAAACTTATGCTAAAGACCACGGAATGCTTAAAGAAACGGGGGAATAG
- a CDS encoding EMC3/TMCO1 family protein — MSYLDFLLNPLLSLDPTPSNPILTIFIIATIIAFIIVVLQKLLIDFDKMHELQAEMKALQKEFQAAQKSGDPKALAKVQKKQAELLPKNKELMTMQLKPTIITTIPILIIYYGMIGNYAISHVVINIASVQYYLLLIPVWNIIWTQANPLTINFFGWYILASFTMSFIFRRIFGLNTM, encoded by the coding sequence ATGAGTTATTTAGACTTTCTCCTAAATCCATTATTAAGTCTTGATCCTACGCCATCAAATCCAATACTAACAATATTCATAATTGCAACTATAATTGCATTTATTATTGTAGTATTGCAAAAGCTCTTAATAGACTTTGATAAGATGCATGAACTTCAAGCTGAAATGAAAGCATTACAGAAGGAATTTCAAGCAGCACAAAAGTCAGGAGATCCAAAGGCTTTGGCAAAGGTTCAGAAAAAACAAGCAGAACTTTTACCTAAAAATAAGGAATTAATGACTATGCAACTTAAACCTACAATTATTACAACAATTCCTATATTAATAATTTATTATGGTATGATAGGTAATTATGCAATAAGTCATGTGGTAATTAATATTGCATCAGTACAATATTACTTGTTATTAATTCCTGTATGGAATATAATTTGGACTCAAGCAAATCCATTAACAATAAACTTCTTTGGATGGTATATTTTAGCTTCATTTACAATGAGCTTCATCTTCAGAAGAATATTTGGATTAAATACAATGTAA
- a CDS encoding 50S ribosomal protein L34e, with product MSAPRFRNGTFKRTLKRVPGGRKVEHYKKKKPSKHVCAKCGKVLDAVPRGRPYEIRKLSKNQRRPNRPYGGMYCTNCTKEIIKKEARSL from the coding sequence ATGTCTGCACCAAGATTTAGAAATGGAACATTCAAAAGAACTTTGAAAAGAGTTCCTGGTGGAAGAAAAGTAGAACACTATAAGAAGAAAAAACCTTCTAAACATGTATGTGCTAAATGTGGAAAAGTATTAGATGCAGTTCCAAGAGGAAGACCATACGAAATTAGAAAATTATCTAAAAATCAAAGAAGACCAAACAGACCTTATGGTGGAATGTATTGTACAAACTGTACTAAAGAAATTATTAAAAAAGAGGCTAGATCATTATGA
- a CDS encoding 30S ribosomal protein S4e: MANMGSRKHLKRFKAPKMWPIHKKEEVWTTKTSAGPHALEESIPLVMVLRDILGLAANSREAKIILNNSDVLVDGIPRKNHRFPVGFMDVISIPKINKTFRVLQDYKGRLVLKEIEEKDSTFKLVKILGKTTIKGGKTQLNLEGGRNIIADDDYKTGDVLLLNIPEQKISDSIKFEEGALGLITGGKHISEVGKIDEIKITQSSKSNTVLMETEEGSFLTLARYVFVVGQDKPVISLVGDN; the protein is encoded by the coding sequence ATGGCAAATATGGGATCAAGAAAACACTTAAAAAGGTTCAAAGCACCTAAAATGTGGCCTATTCACAAAAAAGAAGAAGTTTGGACTACAAAAACAAGTGCTGGACCACATGCTTTAGAAGAATCAATACCTCTTGTAATGGTATTAAGAGATATTTTAGGATTAGCAGCTAATTCTCGTGAAGCAAAAATAATTCTAAATAATAGTGATGTACTTGTTGATGGTATACCAAGAAAAAACCACAGATTCCCTGTAGGTTTCATGGATGTTATATCAATACCAAAAATCAACAAAACATTCAGAGTATTACAAGATTACAAAGGAAGATTAGTACTCAAAGAAATTGAAGAAAAAGATTCAACCTTTAAATTAGTTAAAATTTTAGGTAAAACCACAATTAAAGGTGGAAAAACCCAACTTAACTTAGAAGGTGGAAGAAACATAATCGCTGATGATGATTACAAAACTGGTGATGTTTTATTATTAAATATTCCTGAACAAAAAATTTCTGACTCAATTAAATTTGAAGAAGGAGCTTTAGGATTAATTACTGGTGGTAAACACATTAGTGAAGTTGGTAAAATTGATGAAATTAAAATTACCCAATCTTCAAAATCTAATACTGTGTTAATGGAAACAGAAGAAGGTTCATTCTTAACTTTAGCAAGATATGTATTTGTTGTAGGTCAAGATAAACCAGTTATATCATTAGTAGGAGATAACTAA
- a CDS encoding 50S ribosomal protein L5: MNVMQKPFIAKATINIGVGEGGEKLTRAEKLIETLVDQKPVRTYSKVTNPEFGIRKKQPIACKVTLRGEKADKIISMVLSGLENRIKASQFDKEGNVSFGIREHIDIPGVKYDPDIGIFGMDVSVTFQKPGHRIKERRLRPKKLPQAQRVTKEESMEYMKENFNVTIE, encoded by the coding sequence ATGAACGTAATGCAAAAACCTTTCATTGCAAAAGCAACTATAAACATTGGTGTAGGTGAAGGTGGAGAAAAATTAACAAGAGCAGAAAAATTAATTGAAACTCTTGTAGATCAAAAACCTGTAAGAACCTATTCAAAAGTTACAAACCCTGAGTTTGGAATTAGAAAAAAACAGCCTATTGCATGTAAAGTAACTTTAAGAGGAGAAAAAGCTGATAAAATCATATCCATGGTACTTTCTGGATTAGAAAATAGGATAAAAGCTTCTCAATTTGATAAAGAAGGTAATGTTTCTTTTGGTATAAGAGAACATATTGATATTCCTGGTGTAAAATATGACCCAGATATAGGAATATTTGGTATGGATGTTTCTGTTACATTCCAAAAACCAGGTCACAGAATCAAAGAAAGAAGATTAAGACCTAAAAAATTACCACAAGCACAAAGAGTTACAAAAGAAGAATCAATGGAATATATGAAAGAAAACTTCAATGTTACTATAGAATAG